The window TATAACGGTGGCAATGGTTACTCGCTAAAGTTAGATGGACTTACTGCTGGCATCAATGATAATGCACGTCGTCGCTACATTGTGATTCATGGTGCTGACTATGCGACAGAGACTTTTATAAAGCGAAACGGTTACTTAGGTCGCAGTTGGGGTTGCCCGGCTTTACCTAAAAAATTATCGAAGAAAATCATTGATACCATCAAAAATGGTAGTGTTATCTTTGCACATGCTTAATACTTTTTAAATTATGGTCGATGTCATTTGATTTCGACCATAATGCATTTAAAAAACAAATAGTGATTGATTTCAAACATACAACTTTCATTCATTACAATGTGAATAAACCTAATAACAATAACCACTTATATATTAAACCGCCCTCTCTCCTTCCTAATTATTATAGTTTCAACAATCAAAGCTAACTAATTTACACTTAAGATAGCTACACATCTTAATCTCTTTGATTTAATAATATTTCTCGTAAAGAAAGGTGATTAAGTTCTATATCCAAGTCACCATAACAAATCCATTATTATTGCGTATGTCGAGATAAAGACAATAAACAACGTGCTAAACATAGCAATGCATTTTAATTTATAAAGATAATTCAAACACTTGAAGGTAAGAGAGTTGCATTCAAGAATAGTGAATAACAACAAATGTAATGAACAATAACGATCATAGAATAATGATTAACGATTGTATTAACCGGATAGGTTCACATAGAAGCAGTATAACGATATAAAACCATTAGTTTATTTGTTAAACCCAAGTCATCTCAAGATGCTAGGTATATAACCTAATGAAGCTAAAAAAAATCCCCACCGAAGTAGGGCTTTCTTAAAGTTTAGAGCAACTTTATTTAAGCAATCGCTTTATCTGCAGCAACAAACTCTAGGTCTAATGCAGATGCAACACTCTCACAAGTGATTTGACCACGGTAAACGTTTAGACCGTTTAGTAGGTGCTTATCATCTTGAAGCGCCGCTTTGTAGCCCTTATCAGCTAGCTTAAGAATGTAAGGTAGCGTTGCGTTGTTGAGTGCGAATGTTGATGTACGCGCAACAGCACCCGGCATGTTAGCAACACAGTAGTGAACAACATCATCAACGATATATGTTGGATCGCTATGCGTTGTTGCATGAGATGTCTCAACACAACCACCTTGGTCGATTGCAACGTCTACAATCGCAGAGCCCGGCTTCATTTTCTTAATCATTTCAGCTGTAACCAGTTTCGGAGCAGCAGCACCTACGACTAATACACCACCGATAACAAGGTCTGCCGCTAGTACATGCTTTTCAATCGCTTCTTTCGTTGAATAAACACACTGAACCGTACCACCAAATTGCGCGTCTAAATCACGTAATACATCGATATTACGGTCAAGAACAACAACGTTAGCACGTAGGCCTACAGCCATTTGTGCAGCGTTTGCACCAACAACACCACCACCGATGATAACAACTTTTGCAGGCTCAACACCTGGTACACCAGCTAGAAGCATACCGCTACCGCCTTTAGATTTCTCTAAAGCGAAAGCACCTGCTTGAATAGACATGCGACCTGCCACTTCTGACATTGGCGCAAGCAGGGGTAAGCGTCCTTTGTCGTCTGTTACAGTTTCATACGCAATACATACTGCTTTGCTGTTTACCAAGTCTGTAGTTTGCTCTGGATCCGGTGCCAAGTGAAGGTA is drawn from Photobacterium profundum SS9 and contains these coding sequences:
- the ald gene encoding alanine dehydrogenase — its product is MIIGVPKEIKVHEYRVGMVPASVNEAVSHGHTVYVQTLAGSGIGFSDQDYIDAGAQILPTAEAVFAEAEMIVKVKEPQAVERAMLREGQILFTYLHLAPDPEQTTDLVNSKAVCIAYETVTDDKGRLPLLAPMSEVAGRMSIQAGAFALEKSKGGSGMLLAGVPGVEPAKVVIIGGGVVGANAAQMAVGLRANVVVLDRNIDVLRDLDAQFGGTVQCVYSTKEAIEKHVLAADLVIGGVLVVGAAAPKLVTAEMIKKMKPGSAIVDVAIDQGGCVETSHATTHSDPTYIVDDVVHYCVANMPGAVARTSTFALNNATLPYILKLADKGYKAALQDDKHLLNGLNVYRGQITCESVASALDLEFVAADKAIA